The following DNA comes from Miscanthus floridulus cultivar M001 chromosome 5, ASM1932011v1, whole genome shotgun sequence.
TACCCGCAATTTGCGCAGCAGCATAATAATGTCTACATGCAACAGGTTCCGTCTAATCACCTACGTTTAAGTTTTGTTATCTACTCTTGAATTTCTGTAATGAtgttcatttttttaaaaaaaaatacaggaTGCAGAAGAATGCTGGACACAGTTGGTGTATACACTTTCTCAAACTCTTACCTCAGATTCAAGGTAACCTGTTTGTTGTCAACTAATGGCACTTCACCCTGTCACCATTTATATTTATCGTATTTATCTTTGTGGTCCCTTTTTTAAATTCTACAAAGTAGAGTGGACTCCCTGTAATTTTTATGGCAATATTTGGCTACTTTGCCTAAAACTATTTGCCTACTTTTTTTTTCCTATAGTGAATCTGCAGTTCTTCCGATGAAGCAACTATTTGGGATAGATCTCGTGAGCAGGTTCTCTCCCTCCTCCCTTGTATTATATTCCCTATATATTTGTATATGTTACTTTTTGTTGTACAATTGTAGTTTGGTGCGACTGTTTATTTTTTACTCAAACAGGCAGGAGAGGTGCGCATAATAGCATATCAttatagaagaaaaaaaaatatggtaCAGGGCCAGTTCAAACCAGCAAAAGATTACGTGACCACATGCTAATTAGATACCCGCCAAAAAGAACCCTGCTATATTAACACAAGGCTAATGATTCTGTTTTATACATCTTATACAGAACACAGATGGATCCAACATACAACATCATCTTATTTTATGTTTATAATTGGCCTTTATCTTATTGCTAGTAGGCAGCGACGGAGCACGGCACAAAATCAAGGGGGGGCCAACTTGACAAAAACACAAGTGAAATATGTTGACATCAGAAATAAAACCATATATACTATGATAAATTTAACTAATCACATATCAAGTGACTACAGAGACGGCCGCTGCTCTCGGAATATTCCAACCAAGACGGAAATTGACTGAACCAAATATAATTGAAACGGCGTTGATGCCCTTGGGGTCCAGAAGGCTTGTATTTCTTCAATAATGGTTGCATGGGACCTAACTGCAAGTATGCTCGCCGCACTTGATCTCTCTGGTCATTTGGATATTGCCAAATTTGTGGACGCAATGCAGGATCTCTCTCCAAGAATTCAATGCCTCGAAACATGATGTGTTCATTTCTTTgattttcttcttcctcagcttcgGCTCCTTCCGTATCTTCTTCTGCTATTCCAATTGCTTCTTCCTGGACTTCTTGTCTTTGTGGCTCTGAATCATCTAACTCGTTTGCAACTGCAGCTTCTTGTTCTCCTTGCCTCAGCTGATCCAATTCATCTAACTGAGCTGCTGCTGCTTCCTCATTTCCTTCTTGCCTTTGGGGTTCCAAATCACCTAGCTGAAGTATTGGAGGAGCTTGATCTTCCTCTTCCCCAACATCTGATTCATCTCGTTTTCTTTTGTAAAAAGAATGGAGAGACACAATTTTCATGCGAACCATTGTTGGTACCTAATAAAAAAATGCATCCAGTTATTTTTGATTTCAATCAAGCATCTAGCAAAAGTGCAAAACCACCTGAAAAAGAAATAGAGCACCTCCGGTCAAATGCTCAGGGACTCAGCCACTCAGGGTATTCGTAAGGCACGGGACCAAGCCACCGCAACTGATCTCCGCCGTACCAAAAGCTGCAATCGTTGCTACTCAGCTACAGCTCAGACAAATCAAATGCTGTTTACCCTTTCTAATGAAGTAAATAGGACGGACTGCACCTGTTGGCTGTTGTTACGCTGTTACGGGCGCCGCGCGCGGCAGCGCGGAGAGCGTCGGCCTCGGCAGCTGCGGCGGCCTTCCTGTCCTCGAGGCAGCACGGAGAGTGTCGGCCTCGGCAGCTGCGGCGGCCTTCCTGTCAGCCGTGCTTCCTGTCctcgaggcggcggcggaggcgggcgCCCAGGGGGCTGTTGCCTGTTGGCGAGGGCCTTGACGGCGGAACTGCGGAAGAGTCCCTGAGTCGGCACTCTGCTCAGCTATTGTTGGGCTGTCTGCTTGTCTGGGGTATTCAGTATTGGGCTTCGTGGGCAATATTTGATATTTTTGTTTTGGACAAGGGGGGCCGGAGCCCAGTTTGGCCCCCATTGCGCTCCGTCCGTGCTAGTAGGTGTTTCATATTCTGTTTCTATGGATAACCATTTGGTATTTGTCATAACATCTGGTAGACTGGATATGCATGCTACAAAGATGAATTGCTTGCAGTGAACTTGTGATATTTCATATCTGTTGATGAATGCTTTTACTTCTATAGGGTCCACTGTGCAGAAAGTGGTGAGGAGAGCACGGAGACAGAATCAGTTTATTCCCTTAAGTGTCATATATCTCAAGATGTGAACCATCTTCATGAGGGAATTAAGCATGTAAGTAATGTTGTGCCACCCCCACCCTATGTTGTATCCCAAGTTCTACAACCAGTTTTTTCTGGTATGTATAACTGAAACTTCAAATTTGTAGAAGTCAGATAATCTAGTTTATTCAGAAATAACCTGCAACTATCACCTGCCTCCTCCATTCTTTCCTAAAATGAAAGATGACGCTTGTTCAAGCACCTCcaagacgacgacgacaacaacaacaacaacaaagcctttaagtcccaaacaagttggggtaggctagagttgaaacccagcagaagtaatcaaggttcaggcacgtgaatagctgtcttccaagcactcctatctaaggctaagtctttgggtatattccatcatttcaagtcttcttttattgcctctacccaagttaaCTTCGGTCTTCCTTTGCCTCTCGTCACGTTACTattctggcttaggattccactacgcaccggtgcctctggaggtctccgttggacatgtccaaaccatctcaaccggtgttggacaagcttttcttcaattggtgctatccataatctatcacgtatatcatcgtttcgaactcgatcccttcttgtatgaccgcaaatccaacgcaacatacgcatttccgcgacacttatctgttgaacatgtcgtcttttcgtaggtcaacattttgcaccatacaacatagcaggtctaatcgccatcctataaaacttgtcttttagcttctgtggtacccttttgtcacataggacaccagatgtttGCCGCCAcgtcatccaccctgctttgattctatggctaacatctttatcaatatccccgtctctctgtagcattgatcctaaatatcgaaaggtatccttcctaggcactgcttgaccttccaaactaatatcttcctcctcccgagtagtagtgtcgaagtcacatctcatatactcagttttagttctactaagtctaaaacctttggactccaaagtctcccgtcataactccagtttctgattcactcctgtccggctttcatcaactagcactacatcgtccgcgaaaggCATACACCAatggatgtccccttgtatgtcccttgtgacctcgtccatcactaaggcaaacaaataagggttcaaagctgacccttgatgtagtcctatcctaatcgggaagtcatccgtgtctccaccacttgttcgaactctagtcacaacattgttgtacatgtccttaatgaggccgacgtacttcgttgggactttatgtttgtccaaagtccaccacataatattccttggtattttatcataagccttatccaagtcaataaaaaccgtgtaggtccttcttcttctccctataccgctccataacttgtcttattaagaaaatggcttacatggttgaccttccgggcatgaaaccaaattggttcatagagacccgcgttattgctctcaagcgatgctcggtaactctctcccatagcttcatagtatggttcatcaacttaattccccggtaattagtacaactttgaatatcccattTATTCTTGtatatcggtaccaatatacttctccactcatcaggcatcttgttcgatcgaaaaaatggttgaacagcttggttagccatactatagctatgtccccgagacatctccacacctcgattgggataccatccggtcccatcgccttatctCCTTTCAATtcttcaacgcctctctgacctcagcttcttggattctccgcacaaaacgcatattggtgtcatcaaaagagtcatccaactgaaaggttgtgtccgtattctcaccattgaataatttgtcaaaatactcttgccatcgatgtcggatctcatcctcacTAAGAGATGCTccttttcatccttaatgcacttaacttggttgaagtcccttgtctttctctcacgaacactagccatcctataaatgtccttctctccttccttcgtactcaaacgttggtaaagatcctcgtacgctctaccttttgccctttgccaccttgtacttctctatgttgtccacactcctgtcatggtacaagcgtctatagcactctttcttctccttaatagccctttggactttctcgttccaccactaagtatctttagcctcgcctccatttcctttggttactccacacacctctgaggccacctttcgaatgttggttgtcatcttctcccacatgttgtttatgtcctcttcttccttccaagagctctctttgataaccctttccctgaatacctctgacgtctcccctttcagtttccaccactttgttctttcaatcttagcttgtttatccctatgggcacgcacctgaaaatgaaagttggccaccaaaagcttatgttgagaaacaacacactcccctggtatcaccttgcaccCCAAGCATGattgtttgtcctttcttcttgtgaggacaaagtcaatctggctagagtgttgtccgctactgaaggtcactagatgagattctctctttctaaagaaagtgttggctatcatcaggtcaaaagctaccgcgaagtccagaacttcctccccctcctgatacccaaaacctccataaactgcctcgaaacctgcgcttgtagtacctacatgcccattaagatctccttcTATAAAaaacttctcactactaggtacagctctaatcaggccatctaagtcttcccataactgtctcttagcactctcgtcgaggcctacttggggggcatacgcactaattacgttcaagaccatatcaccaatgacaaacttgactaagataatcctatctccttgccttctcactcccaccacactattcttgaggctcttatcaatcaaaactcctactccatttctattcgcaactgtccctgtgtaccaaagcttgaaacatgtattgtccacctccttcgccttctgacccttccatttagtcttttgaacgcataatatatttacacgtcttctagtcgcggtatcaactaattctcttaacttacctgtaagcgaccctacattccaactaactaaacggatcctagttggtttgactagcttccttacccttcgcacccgtcgactccgagaacccttttttttttgttattgatGCATTGAAAGAGGTGGGCGCTGTTGCATTTTGTGCTGTTCTTGTGTCTTCTGTGAGAGGGGAAAGGGAGAATAAAATagaatatcttgtcatgtcctgtCACATTAGTTTCTACAGATTTCCTTCAGAATTTTCATAAGATGAAAGATCTCAATCATTCGCATTTTCTTTGTACAGGGCTTGAAGACAGAACTTGAGAAAGCTTCACCTACACTGGGTCGAACTGCAGTTTATACTAGAGAATCAAGAATAAATGAGCTGCCTAGGCAAGTACATTAAATCTTTGCATTTCACTTGTGTCCTCGTTTATACAGAAAAAAAATTACATAATACTCCTTCCTTTAGGTACTTGACTGTTCAGTTCGTTCGTTTCTTTTGGAAAAGGGAATCAAACCAAAAGGCAAAGATTTTACGAGTATGTTAGTTTCTTTTACTCCCTTCCCTTGAACAATGATTTGATGATTATAGCAACTAGGTTTTATATGGAATCTTGTCATTTTTGTCTCTACTACTATGGTGTTAGACATGTTTTTCcttatttgctaaaataattctctTTTGTGTTTTATTTTATTTCCAGAAAGTTGATTACCCACTGGAACTGGATGTTTATGAATTTTGCTCTGATGAACTGAAACAGAAACTCCAAGCTCCTCGGCAGGTGCTTTCACTATTCAGTTTTGAGTTGCCAACATTATTGTTGCAGTATTAATTTTGGATGCTCAATTTGCATGTAAAGATGCTGAGAGATGCAGAAAATGCAAAGTTCGGATTGAAAGCACATGGGAAAGCTAGCAGCTCAAAAGAAAATGAGGTAATGGTTGTGTTGTACCCAGGGTATCATCGAATCATAAATAATAGCTGTGAAGAAATAAATGGATCAACTGTCACATTAAGCTTTCAGTTTTTGGATCTTCAATCCATTGTCATGCAATTATGGCATTTCATTTCAGGAGTCATCAAGTAGTGCTGGGGAATCGTCCAGTATGGACATTGACAAAGGCAAGTTGTTTGTTTCTGCCCTCATTTTGTAATGATAGAAGTGTGTGATTGCCTTGTTGTCAAACTTTATTTCTTGGGATTATATTTTTAAGATCCAAAAAGTTTCACCCCTGTAATGATCGAGGACACTGCTAGTGTTATCTTACTAGCTTTTAAACTAAGTTTGCTCATGTGTTAAATGCAGCTGAGTCTTCTCTACCAAAGAAACAATTAACTGGCGTCTATGATTTGGTTGCTGTCTTGACACACAAGGGAAGAAGTGCAGACTCTGGCCACTATGTTGGCTGGGTTAAGCAAGATGACGGTCAGTCAACTAGTATTACAGCCCAGATACTATAATAAACTGTTTCactttattattatatatagttACTGAAATTTCATATTGACCATCAGGAAAATGGATCGAGTTTGATGATGACAATCCAAACATTCGCAAGGAGGAAGACATTTTGAAACTATCTGGTGGAGGTGAGCAACCGTCTTACACATCAAATGAAATATGTCATGAACGATTTTAATGGAGACTAGTGTTTGTCTATACAGGTGACTGGCACATGGCTTATATCTGCCTGTACAAAGCCCGCATGGTGGAATCAAAGAGTTAGGCCGAAGTGGTTCTACATTTCTGTGTCACGAATGCAACACTAGTTTTTGTGCCCATGAATGATGTTAATTATTTTTCCAGTTTGCAAAGTGGCTACTGTCGAATTCGCTTCAATGCGGTTGGCCATTATTCACCAGGATATGTATTTTTAGGATTTCAAATCTAGTACATTTTGTATTGTCAAAATATAGAACAAGGATTTCAGGGGAAAGCTTTCGCCTTGACAGTGGATCTGATTCATATGCACCAAGCTGTTTCATCCGTGTCTTcctaataagaatatatatatacatttttttaaaaaaaaaactcaaaactagagcCTTTCTGAACCAAAAGTTTATGCCACAAGCTTCATTTTCTATCAATGACTCAGAATCAATTTAACTACAGGCACGTTGAGTTCAGCGAGTGTACATATTAGAGCATCTCTAGCAGTTCTCAAATAACTACTTCatctcaaattataagacatttggtTATTTTTACATCAAGTACCACTCAGTCTTATTCAAAATTTATGCAAAATATCACTTTTTTTTGtcgtggcttgctttattaataaaagttattaaaaatgacttaaatttgacgaTGTTTGCACAATTTTTTGAGCTAAGACGAGTGATCAAATTTAGGGTCAAAAAAAgtaaacgtcttataatttatgaTGGAGGAAGTACCTCTGTTCCCAGTAGAACTGTCATACTGGGGTAGTTAAATAACTCCCTCTATCCTTATATTGTCATACTAGGGGAGTTAGGGTAATTTTGTTGCTCCAATAGAGGGAGTTCGTATAAAACTATCATACCGGGGAGTTAAGCTAATTTTATTGCTCCAACAATTTTCTCAATAGGTCTTTCTTTTTTTACCATCAATATATATTCTATCTTCCCTCAAACAAAGGAGAGAGGAGCATCTCCTCCAATAGCTTGGGCCCACGGCCCACCCTTTTTTGGGCGAGCCAACTGTTGCCATCTACCTCCGCACGTGCACAGGAGGCCCGCGATATGTGACAGATCTAGGTCTCTGTGCGTGCCTTGTTGACGCTGAGGCCAACATGCGCTAAACAAATCTAGTCTAGGGACGGCGGGAGAGAGAGAAGGCCATGGTGGAGGAGGTCATGGGGGAGAGAAGAACGACACGAGAGAAGCATGGTGGAGAAGGAGGTCGTGGGGTGAGAAGGACGGTGAGAGAGCGGTGGAGGAGGTCGCGGGAGAGAAGGGCGGCgtgagtaggaggaggaggtcgCGGGGAGAGAAGGGCGGCGGGCGAGAGCCATGCAGGAGGTCACGAGGACGGCATGGGAGAAATCGTGGGGAGTGAAGGACGGCATGAGAGAAGGTCATGGTGGAGAAGAAGGAGGTCGTGGAGAAAAGAAGCCAAACTAGTACAAGGAGGATGTCGCGGAGGAGGGAAGCCAAACTAGTACAAGAGGTAGGGGAGTATTGATATGCAGGTTCCTTATGTAAGTGTGTATTGGGGTTGATATATTAGTGATTTGTTGTAATAACTCTACAAATAATACCAAAAAGTAATATTGGTGGTCACCGATACTTTTATATTAGGGATGATTATTGGTCAGTTGCTAGAACAACTCTTAGAGTTATTTACCATACCTCCCAATGTATTTTCCATGCTAAAATTTATAGAGAATTAGTTTCTACATACTCCTTCCGTTTCACGTTTCACATAGTCACGTACAAGGAGAATAATATTTCAAAAAATGTACATGGAAAAACATTTCCCCTAAAGAATCGGCTATGCATATGCTTCATAAGTAGGCTATTCAACATATACATCTACAAATATTCCCTCggttctaaataaattattataaTTTGTGTTATTTGAACCATGCTTTATTTTGCGTAACCAACAACATTTGGGCCCA
Coding sequences within:
- the LOC136450031 gene encoding ubiquitin carboxyl-terminal hydrolase 6-like isoform X1; amino-acid sequence: MPTVSVKWQKEVFPGIEIDTSQPPIVFKSQLYTLTGVPPERQKIMVKGGILKDDADWSTLGVKDGQKLMMIGTADEIVKAPEKGPVFVEDLPEEEQVVALGHSAGLYNLGNTCYMNSTLQCLHSVPELKSVLLSYPDTVRGNGIDQGSHNLTLATRNTFGDLDQSVRPVAPLQFLQTLRKKYPQFAQQHNNVYMQQDAEECWTQLVYTLSQTLTSDSSESAVLPMKQLFGIDLVSRVHCAESGEESTETESVYSLKCHISQDVNHLHEGIKHGLKTELEKASPTLGRTAVYTRESRINELPRYLTVQFVRFFWKRESNQKAKILRKVDYPLELDVYEFCSDELKQKLQAPRQMLRDAENAKFGLKAHGKASSSKENEESSSSAGESSSMDIDKAESSLPKKQLTGVYDLVAVLTHKGRSADSGHYVGWVKQDDGKWIEFDDDNPNIRKEEDILKLSGGGDWHMAYICLYKARMVESKS
- the LOC136450031 gene encoding ubiquitin carboxyl-terminal hydrolase 6-like isoform X2, whose translation is MVKGGILKDDADWSTLGVKDGQKLMMIGTADEIVKAPEKGPVFVEDLPEEEQVVALGHSAGLYNLGNTCYMNSTLQCLHSVPELKSVLLSYPDTVRGNGIDQGSHNLTLATRNTFGDLDQSVRPVAPLQFLQTLRKKYPQFAQQHNNVYMQQDAEECWTQLVYTLSQTLTSDSSESAVLPMKQLFGIDLVSRVHCAESGEESTETESVYSLKCHISQDVNHLHEGIKHGLKTELEKASPTLGRTAVYTRESRINELPRYLTVQFVRFFWKRESNQKAKILRKVDYPLELDVYEFCSDELKQKLQAPRQMLRDAENAKFGLKAHGKASSSKENEESSSSAGESSSMDIDKAESSLPKKQLTGVYDLVAVLTHKGRSADSGHYVGWVKQDDGKWIEFDDDNPNIRKEEDILKLSGGGDWHMAYICLYKARMVESKS